Part of the Carcharodon carcharias isolate sCarCar2 chromosome 20, sCarCar2.pri, whole genome shotgun sequence genome is shown below.
tagacattaattaaccggagtggagcattcttgtacattacgtctgctacgaggaggcgcccgcccaccacctccttaacctgggagatggtgaagctgcctccccgcagcagaatacccaggccggaggaacgagagtcgtttcctcctgaccagatcgatggcccatgggaccaccgtcatgaccattgcctgtaggaacTGAGGTGCGGtattgcacactcctgcagaaacaacaggtcagctttgaccttggcaaggtaatccaaggtcgcaacacatcgcgtagtagatttaatgctacgcacatttatggatacaatctttacacccattttaaagcatttagtctcttatcaaacctgttgtctctgagagttccagacctttggtctgctccttcatgcccatagtgtgctcaaattgcttcactttggacgggctgaggaaagcgtcctgaacctccccattggcggtgttctgctcgggtggcatctgggggtccgtgcagagagcggggtttgaaatgtcctctgttagagaagcttctccaatcctctccccctctagggcgttgctgctcctggtttcccggagctggggtgcgctgagcgcctcactgttcccagattcctggggttgtggtgcactggcctcttcgggttgtgggcaaagttggggtgcgctggtctcctcattgtctccaatgttctggagctcaggtgtctcatcctccaactccctagcattttgccgcttcttctgttggcgccgccctggcccttcttcgtccgaatagctgctgctcttgttatccgtgtcggataggagacgcctcttgcctcttgtctgggaagtggcttggtttcttcttagccccttcttccttttggctctcttcaccagctgccactccccctgctgctttcccactgctgcctcctcctcctccgttgattcgctctcctgaggagtgggaggttcagggggcagtgctgttgattggccgtctgttgccccaatctttttctccaccttgtctctctctgtgtcctcctttgtcccgttgttctccctgggggccttggtggttggagtgacatgaggcatttcttctgcttccccctcgttggctttggctgcctgtgcataagtacggcaacgtttggggcaggtcttgtagagatgacttgcctcgccacacaggttgcagcgcttagcctgtttacagccttttgtctggtgcccttcctgtttgcagttcttgcacaggacagcgctgcagttggccgccacatgaccagacttgccgcatgagcgacaaagtttaggttgcccagcgtagacaaggtagccacggcttcccccaaTAGCGAAGCTGGAAGGGGGTTGGAAGATGGTTCCCTTACCGttggtcttgagcgttaccttaacctggcgtttacatgtccagatccccaaatcatcTCTAACCGCGGTGcggctcccaaccttatcgaagtacctggtaaggaaggtgagcacatcaGCAACAGagacgtaggggttgtacagatgtaTCATCGCAACCCGTTctcgttgcaacggcagagcaaagagcggctccgccgtcaggatcttcatttctggcaggtctttcttttcctcaaacaccttcaggagtttgacacaagctgccacttgcttgaaagtcacatcaaaaaatccagcgctggggaaatcctgtaggcagtagatctccacagcctcgaaaccacacagcttgaataggatccgcttggtgaagaaggtcctttccattcctgttccttgctcactgcccttcaccatgactcggatggtgttaggtatcCCATAGTAAGGAattcgactggttatagccattgctcgttgatctttccctggcagaaacgcgatgaaggtctcccccctgccaggtaagtatctGCTTTCTTTAGTTAGATCTATAATCTGTAACAAGAGGGATTGTCTGTGTCACTTTAAAATAGCttgctttttttctctcaaattccTATTGCCTAATGCCATTTACACTTCTTTAATGTTCTGATTAGAAATGCCAGATTTTATTAAAGGCGTGCAATGATGTCCTGATTGGGTAAATTGCAAATCTTCTGTCTTTGCAAAGGCAATTGATTTGTTATGTTCCATGTCCAGTTTCATTTGTGCATTTTTCACAGAAGGCTTGCTCAGCATTATGGGTATCTCTCTAGATACTATATCTATACTAATGAAGTAGTTACTCCAGCTATTCTGTATGGAATCACTATTCATTGTAGTGACCTCAATGTGTCAACATCCCCAAACCTGAAGCAAGTAGAACTTTCATATTCCCTGACCTTACTTCAATCCTTACTGCTGAGTGAATTTACATAACATTTTAACTGCCGAGCTGCAATCACTATCCAACATGGCACAATTAAATGAATCTGTGACCATTACAGTCATAACCCTGACTGAAGCTTCTTGTGACCAGTACAATTCCCTCAGACTAATCAtcatcttcaactcccgaatttTCTGTGTCATGCATTGCTTTGAAAGCCATGCTGTGTTGATTTGAGCAATTTATTACATAATGATATTTTGAGTCACATCTGAGGCAACTATTAACAGTTTTTCTGGAATTTCTGGGGTGCATTCATCTATTATTACTATTCCAATCCTGTTGTCCTTCAGATCTGCCAAAAATGCCTTCATCCTCATTTGTTTGTGATTCTTCTGTTGTACTGATGTATCTGAATGATCATGAAAGGCCATTGTCATTGACTTCTCCTTCCTCTGTAAGACGCCAGAATGTCCAATTTGTGTCATCAAGGCTGCTGGAAATGACTGCTTTCCCaggcttttttttaaagcatCAGACATCTGATTCAAAAGTGTATTTCTAAGAATCTAACTACAGTTAAGACTAGGAGCCTATCCATGTGTGATACCTTAGCAAATCCAACAATTTGAATGCAAGCACTGAACAAGGAATTTACAAATTGAATTTCTGCAATCTTTTATATACTGTGTTAAAACCCATGATATTCCTTGATAGAATAACCATCCACCTTTCAAAATCTATCAAAGTCTGACCATCCCTTATAGGGATCTATTAGATCACCTTTCTTGACATTTTATCCATAAAACATAATGGAAGCTTCAAACCTTCCTCATTATCCAACTGACAGGCTGCTAACTTACAAAATGCTTTGTttctattttgcttttgttaggAAGTGTCAGTTCTTGTTACTCTTCTGAAAGACATAACCCATGTCCACATATCCACTTTATTTTTTCATTGATCATAAGGCTCAGATTCAGAGaacatcggtgggaaaacacatcCTGACAATTTACATTTGGTTTCAGCCATTCTTCACAAAAGTAACTCAGAATATAAACTTCTGTCTCAAAAAACTTTCTTAGTTTACAATCTTCACCTTTAGGcaaccatcctctgctaccatgttaagtGTATCCCAAGGTAGATGATGAGGTATGAAACTAAATGACAATCCTTTTCTTGAGAGCAGGTTTAATTACAGAATGTGGCATTATATGTGTCTGCCTTCTACCTACCATCACCCAATCATGGTGTCCCAGCAGTGCTCCAAGTGTTTAATTAAACAATTCCCTTCACCTGCatatcttaacaatataattaacataccatttACAAGCCGGAGCCAGACAACCAGCGGGGTGCTCAAAGCTCCACATCAAGGATACGtgcaagtgtgacatgaaggCCCTGAACATCAACAATCGCACCTGGGAGTCACAGAGGGAAATAGCAATACCTCCTGTGGGCTGGCATGCATTCTCACGATGCCCAGCGGCTACAGCAACTTGACTACAGGCACCAATGCTGAAAATAAGAACCCACAACATCACTTGGCAGCTTCATGGGCAGTGcctgtggcagaacctgcctctcatggATTGGCTTTCACAGCCATTAGCAAAGGTGCACCAAATGAATAGCCTGCGCCTAAATGGATTGTTTACTGCATGCTCATCTTCTCTCCTAGATGGAGGAATGCTGACATTTTTGTGGTGAGAATTACTGTTTTCCAAAATGTTTCATGTCATTGTGTCAAAGAGAATTATGAACATTCTCCAGTTAAATCAGGTTAAGGGAACAGCATGGTACAGTAGATTTCCGGGCTAGATTGATGGATTGTGAACCTCCATTATCTATTGTCTATAAATACTTGCATAAAATGAACTTAGACAGgctcagcccaagcagccatgTGTTTACTAGTGGCTATGTGGAATCCAGATAGTATCACTGaggtaacacaaaagcaaaatatggaGGAGACTGGAATatggcagcatctatagagagagaaacagagtctgtgatctttcatcagaactgactgACTGCTTGTATCAGAGAGGCCAAGGTGACTGATTATTTTATCACCAATGATGGTGAAAAATAGAAATCatagaattattacagcacagaaggccattcagccgatTGTATCCACGCTGCCCCTCCTAAGGAGCAATTCACATAATGTCACATCCCCCGCATCCCTACACATTTTTCCCtttcagatatttagaaaatTCTGAAAATGTAGAAACATTTAtgacgcagaaggaggccactgtTCCCAGCGTGTCTGCATAGCTGAAAAATgagccatccagtctaatcccattttccaacactcgGGACTTAACATGCACATCCAaacactttttaaatgagttaagtGTTTCCATCCCTACTAGCCTGTGACAAAAggataataattttcataatattttctgGTTTATTATGAAGCAGGTTTATGGGTGAAAGTATAGGTGGTTTTGTctctgtgatttaattacatttggattcAAATAGACTGCaaacttgaaatcatcaaaagaagctagggccaggatttcccggtcggtgagtgagggcggggcccgctcaccgacacgtaaaatgacgtggggtgacgttgACCGCAACTCCCAatatcaccccaccccatttaaattttcaggtaggcgctgcgcccactgacctgtcaattgaggccattgacaaagccagtaaactaattaatggacctgcccgtccaaccttaaggttggcgggcaggccaggagccctggcaggcattagaaaaagcatgaaacctcaaccatgggcagaatgaggtttcaggtaggttttaaaaaatgtaattaaagtgtatttataagttatggatatgtcccaaatcatgtgagagtgtcacatgaggggatatgtcagggaattttttttctctatttttcagattttttttattgtagagccggtctccctgaggcagcacttagtctcagggagatgagtgcgctctttcatgcgcatgcgtgaaagagcgcactcttggctcagggaatcctcccccctacctgcacagggagcacatagcgcttccttgcggacatcatgctgggtgggccttaattggcccgcccacgtaaaatggtggcacgtccccaattgggggcaccaatcagaGGCACGCTTCCACTCTTAAAcatccccccccaacggggggataattctgccctaggtgtagaaatgtgcttgaaatgccaatgagtaaacatggatgctggcttagcatgtaaggtgtaaagggaatttgcatttttagataaataaagggactgtttggatttcaaaggcatATTAATCCGTTTACATCTAGCTAGCCAGCAAGACTAGGGagagtgtttattttccccaaagattactgataatattggCAACATGTAAGTTTTTATATTAAGAGGAAGATACAGCTTCAAAGACAAATGGGACAATAGAATGTACATATTAAAGAGAAAGAAACACACATAAAGGAGAGtgaaaggctatgtgaggagagagtcaggtaAGATCTGACAGGAGTGTATGAAACAGCCTTAAAGAAGCCTCTAGCCATTTGTGTataagtctgctatgtaaagtGACTGAAGTTgaggaagccatttggaattctacTGTCAACTGGGTACAATGTTAACTtgctgattttgttttaaatttaaaatctattttagatTGTTTCTTTAAAGGGGGTATTTAActaggagtcaggttaattaggggctGAATCTTCAGCTGGGTGAATGGGGGCGAGGCCCActtgccgaggcgtaaaatgatgcggggtgacatcaggtgtGTATCCCGActtcaccacatgtcatttagattttcaattcagcgggcacgcagccgagctgtaaaaggcctgttaaggccatcaatgaactaattaagcctattgagaaagctgcccgtccaaccttaaggttgatgggctggccaagagcccaggtggccttcctgtttttcatggaacttcaaccattggcgggatgaggtttcatgaagggtttataaattaaatacattttttcattaaagttcattgaaatgggacatgtcttaaatttttttttctttattaaaatttttggaacttaaactaatctccctgaggcagctctgtggaaAATTGGAGCTATGAGGACAGCTTGGATagcctggggttgttttccttggaacagaggaggctgaggggagatttgatagagatgcatAACATTGTGAGGAGCCTGGATAGAGAGGTTGGGAAGGACCTGCTTCCCTTAGAGAAGTCACTGACtagtgggcatagatttaaagtgattggcagagGAAttagatgggagatgaggaaaagttttctgacccagagggtggtagggatctggaactcactgcctgaaagtataTGTTATGACATGGCGGATGatctgtgccaggcagaccaaaaccacaaaggaaacttggtcatgctatcacaaaaattttgcaatttgtatttttttatgAGAAGATATGTGCAtttaattcagaagtaatgagtccaccaagatctttagagattttaaaaattaagctaaaatatttattaacaaaataaaaggtttcaagcacatacataatactacaattacttactactataacaactcctaaatttcctagggtagaattttccccctgtcctgGGGGTTGTGCGGGGCGAGGGCAGGGACAGACACGGGCCAGCGCAgatccgatcggtgcccccgatcaggtttacaccaccattttacgagggccggccaattaaggcccgcccagcgtgacacgcacccggaagcgctgagcgctccttgtgcaggcgggggggtcCCTGAGTCCTCCTAAAtccactctgtaccctctccagtgcaattacatcctttctgtaataaggtgaccagaactgcatgctgtactcaagttgtggcctaaccaacgttttatatagctgcagcataacctccctgctcttatattgcATACCTCTACTAATAAAGGATAAGAAATGAACTGAAGGTAGGAGTCAGGTGGGGCTAGTTTGGCCAAATTtatgttaagtttctggtcaataaaaATTATAATTGAACCGGTCACATAAATATTTTGTCTATAACAGCAAGTCAAAAGCTGTGTATTCTGTGGGtgaatcacctcctgactcagagcttttccaccatctacaagacataagtcaAAAATGTGATTGAATCACATATATGagtgcaacactcaagaagctttacatcatccaggacaaagcatccaaCTCGATTCGCACCCTATTCACCACCTTAAATGGCACTTCCACCATCGACTTACCAttgctacagtgtgtgtgtgtatcactaCAAGATgtgcattgcagcaattcactAAGGCATCTTCAACAGCACTgctcaaacccatgacctctatcactaGAACGGTGTTGTCTATTCCGGTCATCACTCACCACATGTGACAAATCGGCCACAGACATGTGGCAAATTGATGATGTTCATGTTTAGAGCCACACAACGCTGAGTTGTGTTAAAAGTTGTGTTAAAGTGAGTATGAGTAGACCATTATTTGTCATAGGCCCCTAAGTGAAGAAggaagaatcaatcacattgctgttggacAGGAGTCACATATTTGTCACCACAATATGTTTATCAGAGTATAGTTCAGTTGTCGGATTACTAGTTTCCTGAAATCAATTTTTTTGTCCTGTGTGTTCTGCAAGCTAGCacctgtggagattgtaacattggAGCACAGTTTGTTCCCATATTTGCTACATTTGATCCTGCCTAGTAAAAAGGACAAGACTCTCTTAGAGTGTTTTGATAGGTCATCCAGATCAATTCAAGGGCCAATGAAGAGCAGGTCAAGGATCAGTCAGCTTTAGGCAAACATAGGAATCCTATTGGACACTGCTGCAGCAGTGGCATGggaccacctccaagttcccttccaaatcagataccatcctgacttccttcatcgtcactgcgtcaaaatcctgtacctctctctcttacatcatTCTGGCAATTCGTTCACCACAAGGACTACGGCagttcaagaaaatggctcaccactaccttctcaggagcaattaaggatgaacaataaatgttggccttgccacatcatgcgaatgaataaaaaaaaaatttgtgcATAAAATATGTATAAATACAATATTAGCAGGTCCAGTATCTGCATGTAAAATCTACAAGTACAATATATATATGTACAGTATCTACAGTGATACAGCAGTGAACAGAAATTCCGGCAGGATCAGTCCTTTGGCCATTTTGATCAGCAAGAGGGAAATCTTCATCGATAGGTAAAATATCAACATGTCATTGGACTGATATATACAGACACAATATTTAATGATATAGTATCTGGAGGTAAAGTGTCCAAATATATGGTGTCTACAAGTACATTACGCAATGCCTAcattatatataaaaatacaGTATCTATAATATTTACATGTACCATTTTTATGACTTCAATTGCATGTACAATATATACTTGCGTCTTACCTATTGTAGAATAATCAGTTGCATATTATCCAAAGTACAGATGCCATATATTGGGTTTGATTACACATCCTACTTCCACATTTCTAATCCAGTAAAACTGATGATTTTTGTTCCCTCTTAGGAAGAAATAGATACCCTGAAATCAAAATCCTGCCAGGATGACAAGAAAATCAAAGATCTAGCAACAGCACTTAAGGAAAAGGTCCAACAGAACAAACATTTATTTTCCTATCATAGTAGGGAATATTTTGGGTTCTATGTTAAAATGGTTTTTATTTCTGACAGAACAAGATAATGTTTATTTATTGTTTGCTTTGTTCAGAATGCTAAATCGGAGCAGATGAAAATTACACAGAGGCATAAATACCAGGTGGACATAACTGAGAGAAACTGGCTGCCAGAAcagctggaggagttacagatgtTTGGGAAGCAGTGCCAGCATCTTCAGCATTCTCACAATCAGGCACAGCATCCAGACCAGGAGTGGACATACCCACAAGGACAGTGGGCCAATTATCAAGTTACTCATCCAGAGCCAAAGCGTCAGAGCACACAGAGCCAATGGCTTGACCATCAGGCATGTGGAGACCAACAATTGCAGTGTTCACAGGTTCAACACCATGAAGATCCAGTTTACAGCACAAATGATGATTGGCCCTGCCCACAAGCTGAATGGTTCAGGATTCAGGCACATCATCCAGATCAAAAGCTTCATTGTCTGCAGGGCCAATGGCTGAACCATCAGCCACATTGCTCGCATCAAGAACTTCACCCTCATCAAGGCCAATGGATGGACTGTCTTGCACATTACCCAGACCAAGAACTTCAGTGTCAGCAGGGTCAGTGGCTTCACTACCAAAGAGATCATCTGGGCCAACATTGGCCACACCCAAAGGACAAACAGCCTGGctttaagtcacaccattctgatcaAGAACTGCAGGTTCAACAGAGACAATCCGCTAACTGTCTCCAAGGCAGTGAGCAGCAGCTTCGGCAGGTTCAGTCCCTTGATCATGTAGACCAGCAAGAGGTTGATCAGCCTGATCATCAGGTCCATTTTTCAGATCAACAAGGTCAGGAGCCTACTATTCCATCAGATCTAGATGAAGAAGAGCAAAGCCATCAAGccagccagcagcagcagagtcaaCAAGCTGACCATCAAAGTCACCTCGATCAAACATGCCAGGGCCAAAagcctgaccctcagacagatcaaCAAAACCAAGAGCAGCAGGGCCAATGCCTCAACCACCAGAAGTGTAATGCAGAGAAAAGCACACAGCTATCTAAGCTCAGCTCGCAAAACTTGAATCACCAGAAGGATCAACCTTGTAGCAAAACCCAACAGCAAACAAAATTGCCACCACGGACACACGTGTGCCGACGATCGCGGCACCACCAAACACGTGGCCATTGCTCGCATTCAAAGCTACCGAAAGAGCATCTTTTACAGTTAAGTGTGAAGTTAGGGGAGCATTTGCCAGGCATGCTACAGAACAAACAGAAGCCAGCTTCTGAAAAGGAGCTACCCTCACCTGTGCAAACCAGACAACACAGAAGGAAACGGGTCTCGCACAATTCAGCCAATGAGAAACACCTCTTTTCAGGTAATATAGCTCACTATTGTATCAGTGTGAAGTTAATACAAACCTTTCAGCTCTAGGGTGCAAcaacaacaagttgcatttaaatagtgcctttaacatagtataaCAGCCCAAGGTCCTTCATAAGAGcgacactgagccatataagaTGCTCTTagctcagatgaccaaaagcttggcaaaGAAGTAAGTTCAAATCATTTTAGGGTGAGAATTCCAAAACTTAGGGCCTGGAGGCACAGCTACCAATGGAGGCATGAAGGCCAATCCAGCAGCTTCATGGTCAtttttactgataccagctttatatttccagatttttctttAAATTGTAAGGTGGGATTGTGAACTCATGTTCTCTGGATTATCATGGCACCCGGTTACCATACTCTCTGCTAATGTATTCCTGAGGCATCCTTTAGCAAGTGTGCAAGAATAGTACAGATTGATTGTTATTTAAATGTTTTCATCTCTATCAATTTAGTGATTCCCTGAGTTTCATTTGATGTTTATTCTCCCAGCCCTTTCCAAGACTATGCTCGTGCCTAATCATATACAAGGTTAAAAAGGGGGGAATTTGTGCCTTTCTTCCAGGTAAATAACCTAGTCATTCCTCAGTTATAATTGATACTATTCCTACATAACAGCAGTTTCTCCTAACATAGATCTTGTCAATAGGAGGTTGAATTATTGAGCAAATAAGTCAATTTCCAGTGTATTAAGAACAAGCACAGTGATCAGGTCAAGCAGGTTTGGGATATATTGATAATTGGACTAAGGTTGGGaaaagggaagggaaggaggcagaTTGGAAGGGAATGAATAGAAGGAGATGAGTAACtggagagaaggaggaggagcaaAATggatgagagagaaaaagagtggagGGGAAGGAGAAGATAGGTAAAATGAGGAAGAGTGGAGTGGGTAAGCGGGAGAGCAATGCGGGAGAGGGgcaagatggggaggggagggatatgGAGGAGAACTTTGGGTGGAGGGATTGAAGCCAGTAAACTATGTCAATGACATGAGATTGGGCGCTGAACAGATTCAGTGAGGTTGCCACAATGTAAATAGCTCACACCTAACTCACTGCAACCTGCTTGGACCTGTGCCATTGCTCAGTTAGAATGGCTATTGATCACAGCCAAGAGAGGGGTGGGCTGCAAGAAGATAATTTGACTGCAGTACTTCTGTGAGGGTGTTGTGCAGACTTGTTTGAGGGgttgagtagcctactcctgttcctaagttcaTATGACTACAACACAAAATATCACAGTTGGGTCAGTAAAGAGAGATTTACAGGATTTGCAGGGTGGAGGAATGTTGGCAAACGAGGGTGGGGGGGATCTGCAAGACTATGGGTGAGGGTTGGAGAACCCTGGATAATCTCTTTAAAACATGGAACGGGGATGGAAACCTCTGTGTGGGGTTGATGCAG
Proteins encoded:
- the LOC121292795 gene encoding transcription factor SPT20 homolog, with product MDCLAHYPDQELQCQQGQWLHYQRDHLGQHWPHPKDKQPGFKSHHSDQELQVQQRQSANCLQGSEQQLRQVQSLDHVDQQEVDQPDHQVHFSDQQGQEPTIPSDLDEEEQSHQASQQQQSQQADHQSHLDQTCQGQKPDPQTDQQNQEQQGQCLNHQKCNAEKSTQLSKLSSQNLNHQKDQPCSKTQQQTKLPPRTHVCRRSRHHQTRGHCSHSKLPKEHLLQLSVKLGEHLPGMLQNKQKPASEKELPSPVQTRQHRRKRVSHNSANEKHLFSDNVFGPDIKLHKEQRTEVILTSQDTSKETAAKKKQLAQLLQMVASHTSHLLKGHVAQNN